From the genome of Ziziphus jujuba cultivar Dongzao chromosome 6, ASM3175591v1, one region includes:
- the LOC107420700 gene encoding putative transferase At4g12130, mitochondrial: protein MQSFKLSLRFPKPILSGYSYRTLHQKSELEKIGPVSSLLKSRSVIRFRGTDTVKFLQGLLTNDVRRFNEPVGEKTSTLVTPNLATVSVPPMYAAMLTPQGRFLYDMFLYRPARPEEKLDGTGSGPGSKSDESFDIFADVDSSVLDELLQTFKKYRLRSKVDIENMQEDFSCWQRYGGNLYKQDSSTEEPEAASVGWGAGVDRASISSSRGVNLGWQWFKDPRLDCLGYRGIFPSNTTPPLIEADKETDEQNYRLWRIENGVAEGSSEIPKGEAIPLEYNLVALNAISFDKGCYVGQELVARTHHRGVIRKRLLPLRFVNDNGEEVEQEVSPGSEVVDSSFGKKVGTVTTQLGCRGLGVLRLDEAFKRSSALTVQGLENVKVEATRPDWWPAEWFQEH from the exons ATGCAGAGTTTCAAACTCTCCCTCCGGTTCCCAAAACCCATTCTCTCCGGTTACAGTTACAGAACCCTGCACCAAAAATCCGAGCTCGAGAAAATTGGACCGGTTTCCTCGCTCCTCAAATCCCGGTCCGTTATCCGGTTCCGAGGAACAGACACTGTGAAGTTCCTCCAGGGTTTGTTGACCAACGATGTACGGCGGTTCAATGAACCCGTGGGTGAGAAGACATCGACTTTGGTAACACCAAATTTGGCCACAGTCTCCGTTCCTCCTATGTACGCTGCCATGTTGACGCCTCAGGGAAGGTTTTTGTACGACATGTTCTTGTATAGGCCAGCAAGGCCCGAGGAGAAGCTTGACGGAACTGGGTCCGGACCCGGTTCTAAATCGGATGAATCCTTTGATATCTTTGCGGACGTGGATTCTTCCGTCTTGGATGAGCTCCTACAAACCTTCAAGAA ATATCGCTTGAGGTCTAAGGTTGATATTGAAAACATGCAAGAAGACTTCTCTTGTTGGCAGCGTTATGGGGGAAACCTTTATAAACAGGATTCATCTACAGAAGAGCCAGAGGCCGCTAGCGTTGGCTGGGGTGCTGGTGTTGACCGTGCAAGCATTTCGTCTTCACGTGGGGTTAATCTTGGATGGCAGTGGTTTAAGGATCCTAGATTGGATTGCCTTGGTTACAGGGGGATCTTCCCGTCTAATACAACAC CTCCATTGATTGAGGCTGACAAAGAAACAGACGAACAGAATTACCGTTTATGGAGAATAGAGAATGGTGTTGCAGAAGGTTCATCTGAGATCCCAAAAG GTGAGGCAATTCCTCTTGAATACAACCTGGTGGCTCTAAATGCAATAAGCTTTGACAAAGGTTGTTATGTGGGCCAAGAGCTTGTAGCTCGCACGCACCATCGAGGGGTCATTCGCAAACGCTTGCTACCTTTGAGATTTGTTAATGATAATGGAGAAG AAGTGGAGCAGGAAGTTTCTCCTGGTTCAGAAGTTGTTGATTCGTCATTTGGCAAGAAAGTTGGTACTGTCACAACTCAACTGGGGTGTCGTGGGTTGGGTGTCCTGCGTTTGGACGAAGCCTTCAAACGATCAAGTGCATTAACCGTACAAGGGCTGGAAAATGTGAAGGTTGAAGCTACTAGACCAGATTGGTGGCCTGCTGAATGGTTTCAAGAACATTGA
- the LOC107419298 gene encoding uncharacterized protein LOC107419298 isoform X2, translating to MSLSMKGYRVISVDIPRVWNHHEWIQAFEKFLDAIDVHHIHLYGTSLGGFLAQLFAQHRPRRVRSLVLSNSFVETRSFSTAMPWAPIVSWTPSFLLKRYVLTGIRDGPQEPFIADSVDFVVSQVETLSKDDLASRLTLTVDATSVGSLLLSDSFITIMDTNDYCAIPQQLKDQLSERYPGARRAYLKTGGDFPFLSRPDEVNLYLQLHLRRVGVEARPDLVPGVPKGGGDAGSPSERNGGQEDPDDPSKDNKGNSDSPPAGSQLPPAPESSESHSLDDPPLSTAKILHLDHKVMTVLIPSGFLMIQDVVLLIAWEMLAFHSLRLYVGSLYTIWNYSWKFRQAV from the exons ATGTCATTGTCCATGAAG GGTTACCGTGTGATCTCTGTTGACATTCCACGGGTATGGAATCACCATGAGTGGATTCAAGCATTTGAAAAGTTTTTGGATGCTATAGATGTTCATCAT ATACATCTTTATGGTACATCCCTTGGGGGCTTCTTAGCTCAACTTTTTGCTCAGCATCGTCCAAGGCGGGTTCGATCTTTGGTACTCTCAAATTCATTTGTGGAGACACGCAGTTTCTCAACTGCAATGCCATGGGCTCCCAT TGTTAGTTGGACGCCTTCATTTTTGCTGAAAAGATACGTCCTAACAGGAATTCGTGATGGCCCCCAGGAGCCTTTCATTGCAGATTCAGTGGACTTTGTTGTTTCTCAG GTTGAGACACTCTCGAAAGACGACTTAGCCTCCAGATTGACTTTAACAGTTGATGCCACTTCAGTTGGATCTCTCTTGCTTTCAGACTCGTTTATTACAATAATGGAT ACAAATGACTATTGTGCAATTCCTCAACAACTCAAAGATCAACTAAGTGAAAGGTATCCTGGGGCAAGACGAGCGTACTTGAAGACTGGAGGAGACTTTCCATTTCTTTCTCGTCCAGATGAAGTCAACTtatatcttcag CTACATCTAAGACGAGTTGGTGTCGAAGCTCGACCAGACTTGGTTCCGGGTGTCCCAAAGGGTGGGGGGGATGCTGGGAGTCCTAGTGAACGTAATGGTGGACAAGAAGATCCAGATGATCCATCCAAAGATAACAAGGGAAATTCAGACAGTCCACCTGCAGGAAGTCAGCTACCTCCAGCTCCCGAAAGCTCTGAATCACATAGTTTAGATGATCCGCCCCTCAGCACTGCAAAAATTTTGCACTTGGATCATAAAGTCATGACAGTACTCATTCCTTCAGGATTCTTGATGATACAAGACGTCGTCTTGCTAATAGCATGGGAGATGTTAGCCTTTCATTCCCTTCGTCTTTATGTGGGATCTTTGTACACTATTTGGAACTATAGTTGGAAATTCAGACAAGCTGTCTAG
- the LOC107419298 gene encoding uncharacterized protein LOC107419298 isoform X1 translates to MKEGTQPRGLVHLLVNPSNYGERERETKSDPSTFTYGVVIWAVSGLRNPAMKGVFSAPGDYIYFKSQVPLHKIPIGTKQWRYYDFGPKVVPPLICLPGTAGTADVYYKQIMSLSMKGYRVISVDIPRVWNHHEWIQAFEKFLDAIDVHHIHLYGTSLGGFLAQLFAQHRPRRVRSLVLSNSFVETRSFSTAMPWAPIVSWTPSFLLKRYVLTGIRDGPQEPFIADSVDFVVSQVETLSKDDLASRLTLTVDATSVGSLLLSDSFITIMDTNDYCAIPQQLKDQLSERYPGARRAYLKTGGDFPFLSRPDEVNLYLQLHLRRVGVEARPDLVPGVPKGGGDAGSPSERNGGQEDPDDPSKDNKGNSDSPPAGSQLPPAPESSESHSLDDPPLSTAKILHLDHKVMTVLIPSGFLMIQDVVLLIAWEMLAFHSLRLYVGSLYTIWNYSWKFRQAV, encoded by the exons ATGAAAGAAGGGACCCAGCCACGTGGTCTCGTTCATCTTCTCGTCAATCCCTCGAATT acggagagagagagagagagacaaagaGTGATCCGTCAACATTCACATATGGAGTTGTGATATGGGCGGTCTCTGGGCTTAGAAATCCAGCGATGAAAGGCGTCTTCTCGGCGCCCGGAGATTACATCTACTTCAAGTCACAAGTCCCTCTTCATAAGATCCCT ATAGGCACAAAGCAGTGGCGATATTATGACTTTGGTCCAAAAGTTGTACCTCCACTTATTTGTCTTCCTGGAACAGCAGGAACAGCTGACGTCTACTACAAGCAGATTATGTCATTGTCCATGAAG GGTTACCGTGTGATCTCTGTTGACATTCCACGGGTATGGAATCACCATGAGTGGATTCAAGCATTTGAAAAGTTTTTGGATGCTATAGATGTTCATCAT ATACATCTTTATGGTACATCCCTTGGGGGCTTCTTAGCTCAACTTTTTGCTCAGCATCGTCCAAGGCGGGTTCGATCTTTGGTACTCTCAAATTCATTTGTGGAGACACGCAGTTTCTCAACTGCAATGCCATGGGCTCCCAT TGTTAGTTGGACGCCTTCATTTTTGCTGAAAAGATACGTCCTAACAGGAATTCGTGATGGCCCCCAGGAGCCTTTCATTGCAGATTCAGTGGACTTTGTTGTTTCTCAG GTTGAGACACTCTCGAAAGACGACTTAGCCTCCAGATTGACTTTAACAGTTGATGCCACTTCAGTTGGATCTCTCTTGCTTTCAGACTCGTTTATTACAATAATGGAT ACAAATGACTATTGTGCAATTCCTCAACAACTCAAAGATCAACTAAGTGAAAGGTATCCTGGGGCAAGACGAGCGTACTTGAAGACTGGAGGAGACTTTCCATTTCTTTCTCGTCCAGATGAAGTCAACTtatatcttcag CTACATCTAAGACGAGTTGGTGTCGAAGCTCGACCAGACTTGGTTCCGGGTGTCCCAAAGGGTGGGGGGGATGCTGGGAGTCCTAGTGAACGTAATGGTGGACAAGAAGATCCAGATGATCCATCCAAAGATAACAAGGGAAATTCAGACAGTCCACCTGCAGGAAGTCAGCTACCTCCAGCTCCCGAAAGCTCTGAATCACATAGTTTAGATGATCCGCCCCTCAGCACTGCAAAAATTTTGCACTTGGATCATAAAGTCATGACAGTACTCATTCCTTCAGGATTCTTGATGATACAAGACGTCGTCTTGCTAATAGCATGGGAGATGTTAGCCTTTCATTCCCTTCGTCTTTATGTGGGATCTTTGTACACTATTTGGAACTATAGTTGGAAATTCAGACAAGCTGTCTAG
- the LOC125419028 gene encoding small ribosomal subunit protein uS15 yields MGRMHSRGKGISASALPYKRTPPSWLKISSQDVEENICKFAKKGLTPSQIGVILRDSHGIAQVKSVTGSKILRILKAHGLAPEIPEDLYHLIKKAVSIRKHLERNRKDKDSKFRLILVESRIHRLARYYKKTKKLPPVWKYESTTASTLVA; encoded by the exons ATGGGGCGTATGCACAGTCGCGG TAAAGGTATATCCGCCTCGGCATTACCCTATAAGAGGACCCCACCCAGTTGGCTCAAGATCTCCTCTCAAGAT GTGGAGGAAAACATTTGTAAGTTTGCGAAGAAGGGTCTGACACCGTCACAGATTGGTGTCATTCTTCGTGATTCTCACGGTATTGCCCAGGTCAAGAGCGTTACCGGCAGCAAAATCTTGCGCATTCTCAAAGCTCATG ggCTTGCACCTGAGATTCCAGAGGATCTTTACCATTTGATAAAGAAGGCTGTTTCAATTCGCAAGCATTTGGAGAGGAATAGGAAGGACAAGGACTCCAAGTTCAGGCTAATTCTTGTGGAGAGCAGGATTCATCGTCTTGCTCGCTACTACAAGAAGACCAAGAAGCTTCCCCCAGTTTGGAAATA TGAGTCAACTACTGCAAGCACTCTGGTTGCATAG